ATCTCGCGCAGGTTGCGTATCTCGCGCTCGGCCATATGAGGAGTCGTCTCTTTGATGGCGTAGCGAACTTCATCGCGCTCGACGAAAATCACCGGGTGGCGCGATTCCCCTCGCCGGATGGAAAGCGGGGTAACGCCATGTTCCGGCCATTCAGCTAGAGGAAACTGCCAGGGCAAACCTTCAAGTCGTTGTTTATCCCTGGCCTCCATATGGAAGTGCGGCGCATGTTGGGTACGAAATTGATCAGCTTTCACGGTTGAACTTTGTTTACCTCTGTGATATAAAAGGGCTATCCAATTGCCTGAATCATATGACAAATTGCGAAGGGGCGCAATTTTGTCGTAGCGGCTTGAACAGGCAGGACTGCCTGGCTCCCTATGGGTGTCCTGCGGGAAGTGTAAACGAGAAGCGACTGCCCTCTCCTTCCTTTCCCGAACTCTCTACCCAGATGCGGCCATCCATTTTCGCTAGCAGTTCTTTACATATATAGAGGCCCAGGCCTGTTCCCCGGACAGTGCTGCTCAGATCGCGTTTGAGACGGATGAATTTCTGGAATAAGAATTGCTGTTCAGCTGGGGGAATGCCGGGACCGGCATCCTGCACACTGATACAAACCTGGGGGGTGGTGCCTGCTTCCTGGGCAATGGGAGTTGCGCTGATGAGTAGTGGTGTCTGTTCAGGCGCGTATTTAAAGACGTTCGAGATCAAATTCCGCAACACCTGGCACAAATATTGCTTGTCGGCATAGACAAACAAATCCTCCGGAATGTCTAGCCGGCAGTGGTATTCTTGCCACTTGCGAGGGTCAAACTGCTCGATCACTTCACGCACGAGGGAGGCGACGGCGAGTTGTTCGCTTTTAATAGGCTTCGCATCCTGTTTGATTTTCAAGACGTTAATCACCGTATTGACGAGGTCCGCGAGAACCTGGCAGTTTTCGAGGGCCTGGTTCAAGAACTGAGCTTTTGAGGAAGCATCTAGACGCTCGCCATGATCCTGGAGCAATTCTAAATAGCCGCTCACGGCCGCGAGAGGTGTGCGTAGTTCGTGGCTGACATGCATAATGAACTCGTCCTTGTGCTGCTCAAGCTCTTTGAATTGCGTGATATCTTCCAATACGCTGATCACGAGGGGTGGCACCTGTTCACCGGCTAAGACAGCCGTCGATTTGATCGATACCCAGCGTACTTGACGCGTGCGCCGTAACACTAAGCGCGCGTTAATTTGAGAAGACGTTTCCTTTTCGATAACCCTGCCGGCTGGAAGTTGAGACAGGGGCAAGCGATGTCCCTCCTCATCCGTAATCTCAAATTGTTCCCAGTATGCTGGTGAAGGCATTTGAAGGATGTCTTCCGCTGAAGTATAGCCAGCGAGCATTGCTGCCTTATGATTGGCATAGATAATAGTACCCGTTGTATCCTGTACAAGAATGCCATCGGCAATATTATGGAGAATCGTCTCCAGCTGGTGCCTGGCCTGCCGTACCTCTGCTTCCAGGCGTTTGTGTTCCGTAATATCGGTGAGGAATATGCCAATTTCACCGGGTGAGGGAAAGATATGGATATGGAACCATTTCGCGTAGCGCGGAGACTCGACTTCAAATTGGACAACGTTACCGTTGGCAATTGCTTGCAGGCAGTGATGATGGAGAGGAGAACCAACCATTTCCGGGAAGACTTCCCAGATACTTTTGCCGATCACTACTTCTCTCGTTTTTCCCAGCACCTGTATCGCCTGCTGGCTCAGATAGACGATTTGCCACTGTTTATTCAGAGCAAGAAATGCCTGTGTGATATGCTCAACATTGGAGGTTTGAAGTATGTATGTTTGCATGAATGGCTGTTGGGAGCTTGAAAACTCCACGTTTCCCCCAGCCTCTTCCACGTGCGGTAAGTTTTTATTCATTGCATCGACCCTTCGAGCCACAGGCACTGCAAATCTCCATCCGACTGTACGTTTTCCCGCATAGCTGTGTTTAGTATACCATAATGTGGAAGATACTCGAGCATGATTGTTGAGTATGGGTTAGACTGATCAGGGCGGCGTATCAAGCCAGCCTGAACTGTGATATAAGATAGGATATCGACGAAATAACATATTTGAGGAGGCATCCATGGGTACTGTTAGCTTCGATTTCAAGGGTGAAGTAGTCATCGTCACGGGAGGCTCGCGCGGCCTGGGTTTAGAGATTGCGCAGGCGTTTGGTTATGCCGGGGCCACGGTCGTCATCACCGCGCGCCGCGAACAATGGCTTACTGAGGCCGAACGAACATTGAAGGACGCGGCTATCTCCGTCCAGGCTATGATCTGTGATGTAGCCAATCCCGCTTCTGTCACGCAACTCGTGCAGCAGGCGCTGGAAAAATGCGGCAAGATCGATGTGCTGGTCAATAACGCCGGCCTGACCTGGGGCGCTCCCGCCGAATCGATGCCCCTGGAACGCTGGCAACAGGTGATCGATGCCAACATCACCGGTACATTCCTCATGTCGCAGGCGGTAGGGCGGCATATGCTGGAACGTGGTAAAGGAAGTATTATCAATGTTGCCTCTATCGCGGGTCTCGGTGGGGGACAACTGAACACTGTTGGCTACAATGCCAGTAAAGCCGCGGTGATTAATCTGACGCGAGCGCTGGCGGTTGAATGGTCGGGTCGCGGTGTCCGCGTGAATGCTATCGCGCCTGGTATGTTCCGCACGCGCATGACCGAGGCGATTATCGAGCGTGGCGAGGCAATTTATAATGCGACGACACCGATGCATCGCATTGGCCGGCCTGGAGAGGTTGCGCCCTCTGTGCTTTTCCTGGCCTCAGAGGGCGCTAGCTACATCACCGGTCAGGTCATCCCTATAGATGGGGGACGATCAGCTCAGTAGCACATTGAACTCTTGTATTGTCTTTATGCCTTAGGATTTGCATACCTCTCCGCGTAATTACCAAGGACAGGCAACTTGAAGTACTTGCCCTGGAAGGCATTGATCACTAAGAAAATCCAGACGATGAGCGTCCCTATCGCAACTATAAATCCTACGACGCTGAGAAGCAACCCTAAAAAGGGAATAGAAGCGATGGCTAAGGCGAAGCTGACGATATTGAGCAGGATGTAGAACGCGGTTAGCGCTGCTGAGAAAAGGATGGACTGCATAGCGTGAAAGCGTACAAAGCGGTTCTGCTTCTCCATTAAGAAGAAGATCAGCCCGGTGATCCATCCGACAATGTAACTCAAACCGGCAGCGATATTGGCCTCCATCCCCATCGAAGTTGGGCCATTTACGTTAGGACGTAGGCCAGGAGCAGGCGTGCTATATGGTTGTTGATACCCGTTTGATTGAGGAGTAGAGGGGTCAGTTAACAGTGGTGGAGCAGAGCTACCATACTGACCCGGTTGATTAGGATTTTGCCCCTGGTTAGGATTCCAACTCATGAGAATGTTCTTCTTTCTTTTGAAACTGTATGTTACTTTAAAAAATTTCGCAATTACTCTATCTTCGCCTTTTCCCCGGTACTATTACTGGAGTACGAAGTCTATGGTAGCGTTGTGATTCTGACCAGATCTATCCAGCAGGAGGAAGGTGTACGAAGTCACATCCTGTGGCACGAGGAAGACAAAGTCTCCTGTTGTTCCCGTCGAACCACCCGCAACATGTAGATTATCATCAAGTGATCCACCTAACACTGAGCTGATAAGATCACCTGTTTTGATACGGACAAAATCAGGTCCGTATCCATTAAAGTCACCTGTTGTAGAATTATCTACCTTCATGCTCAGTGTGATATAGCGCATCCCTTTCGTCGCTTGAGTAGCAAGGGCGCTCCAACTCACTGTAGCAGTACTAATCGTCCAGGTTAAGCCTGAATACTGCGTCTGGTTCTTGGCAAGAGTAAATGACTTCGGTTGGTACGCGCTGGTATCGGCATTTGCCGTCAACGGGATTACCATTTGTGCATCCGTGTCCTTGCCCAACTGGAGCTTGATTTGACTCACGTCGCTCCCTATGGGTACAGGGAAGTCAATCCAATCCGTCTGTGATACACCGGCAGCGAGGCCATTTTGTCTCTCAATAGAAACAGGCGCGACACTGCTTGTTCCCGGCAGGAGCAAGCGCCAACCGTCTGAATAAAAACCAAAGCCTACTGCGCTCGTCCCTGGATTATGCTCCTTGAAATCAAGGCGCACTACGCCAGGTATGGAGCCGTTAGCATCAGGGACGATGTTTGGATCATCTAGACGGTTCGCGGACTGCTGTACATCAATAATGGTGAGATCAATACCTGCATAGGTCGTAGTCGCGTTTATGGGCGACGTTTTTATGGGCGCTTGTGTGGGTGTGGCACCAGGATTCGCATTCCCGCTGGTGCTACCACTACCAGTGCTATGTCCTCCAGTAGTACTATTTGCAGTGCTGGAGACCCGACCTGCTATATATCTAACGCCAAAGTAACCGGCAGTGCCAAGAAGGAGAACAGCGAGAAGAATGGCGACACCAACACCACACCCAATTTTCCCCAGCAGTTTGCCGGAATCGTTTTTCTGCGGTTGTGCATAGATGGGAGGTGGTTGAGCGCCCGGTGTCCCACAATTTGGGCAGAAACGCATGTTTTCAGGAACGGATGTCCCGCAGTTTGAGCAGGAACGGGTGGAGATTTGTCTCATGGTCTTTTTTCCTTTCGATAATGGCAACAAGATGGTTTAGCTGGAGCCAATCACGATGCCTTCTTACCATAGCTATTTGAACTACAAGTATCTGGTTCGCTCTTGAAATGTAAGCTGTTGTTGACGCACTTTCAAAGAGGTTCATCTGTTGTGCGGTTTTGTTCTTTTCTCTGGTTCATCACAGCTTGATAAACCACCTCCATTGCCGCCCCATAGTCAGGCTCGCACATCTGATCGGCCACGTATTCGCTGTAGACGATGCGATTGTCGCAACCAATCACAAAGACGGATCGCTGGAGTAGATGCCATTCCTTTAGCCACACTCCGTAGTCCTGTCCGAACTGCTCACTTCGATGTGTGGAAAGCGCCTGGTGCAGGATCCCTTCGGTTGACTGCCAGTGAGCCTGATCGTCGGGAGAGTCTACACTGATGGTATAGACGCAGGCACTCGCTGGCAGATCAGCTTGGAGCCTCTCCCAGTGGTGCGTCACCCGGTGACAGACTGGTCTGGCGAGTGAGTTCACGACATTGAACAGGCGTATGTTCCCCACAACATCTGCCAGTCGCACACTCTGCACTGTCATATCCGCGAGATCAAGGTAATCCAGAGAGAAGTTGGGGGCTGTTTCACCTGGCAGCAGTTTCTTGCCGACCACTGTGAGAAGCTCATGGAGCGCAAAGGCTTCGCCGATCCGTTCTAGCATGGTTCATGCCCCTCTTTCTCTCTGATATGCTCACATAAGCATCCGCTTGTAGCCTGGCGTGCAGGAGCGGATAGCGCCTCTGTAAAACTGATAGAAGACGTTACCGTACTTTCCCACCAGAGGGAGTTTGTTCGCGAGCTCTTTGCTCCATAAGCAGCATGCCATAGTAAAACCACCATTCCTCTAATCCGGGGAAGGATTCCGGGCTACCATCTTCTTGTCGAGTGGCATCAAATGCTGCTCGATGCTTACTGGTATCAGAAGTTTTTTCGAATCTCTCCCTCAACTGTTCTCTCTTCAGTGCAGCAAGCGGAGTAAGCATGCGGCGGATTTCTTGGCGCGCACTCGCATCTTCAAGTACGTCTGTCAAGGCGAGGATGGCATCGATAGCTGACACCTCAACCACATCTTTCATAGGATGATTAGGAATACGAGGCGGTATGCGTAAATGTGTTGCGCTCCACTGTATCCATAATTCCGTAGCGTAATAGTCAAACGCCGAAGTTGCTTCCAAACTTTCATCAAACATAATTTCTACACTTCTTTCTGAATTGTGACGATCAAATCGCCATACACTTTAAATCTAGACCACGATGGTCTGCTTATAATGTACATTGATAAATGCTAAAGGGCATCCCTAGAACTGGGTATTTCTCAAGCCAGATTGGAAGTAATACATGCTAGCAGGACGTACCTAAAACTGGGTAGAGCGTTCGCTCAAACGGGAGATATCGTTGGTTCGAAGAGATACACGAGTGTTGGTGGCCATTGGAGACGAACTGAGAGATTGCGCTAGAACTACAAAGACTTCCAGTATCACACGAGCTTATGCTCGATGGCATAGCGCGTTGCCGCGCTGCGCGAGGTAACACCCAGCTTGCTATAGATGGAGCGTACATGGGTATTAACCGTCAGCAGACTGATGACGAGTTGTGCCGCAATCTGAGCGCTGGTCAGGCCCGCTGATAGCAATTGCAGCACCTCAACTTCACGGGTCGTCAAGTCGTTGGGGTAGGTCGGCGAAAGTGACGATTTTATAACAGCAGGGGATTGCGGAACAGTCGAAATCAAACCGGTAGGAATAGTAATGCGCTCTAGTAGAGCAAAAGTTTGCTCTAGCGTCATGGAACATCCCTCAGCCCAGGCGCTAGCAAAGGTCTTTTCACCAAGGAGGACGCGAGCAGTTGTGACCAGGCGTTCATAATGAGCATGCTCAACAAGCGAGATGGGCACACCAACGGCGCTACGTTGGGTTTCCACCATTCCCCAGACCCGTGCTGCCAACAAAGGCTCTCCTTGTGCGGCAGCCACGCCTGCCAGGCCATTCAGACAAGCAATCACGCCTACCGTGTTGTTTTCAACCTGGTACAGGGCCAGGCTCTCCTTGTAAATCGCCTTCGCGCGGTCGAGTTCACCAATCTGAAGTATCACATCCCCCAGGCTGCAAAGAGCAAGTGCAATCCCCCACTTATTGCCAAGTTCGCGGTACAAGGCTATACTCGTTTCTAAGGCTTCAGCGGCGTGGGCATAGCTGCCTCGATCACGTTCTACCTCGCCTAGATTGTTGAGAGCAAGAGCAATCCCTCGAGTATCCTCCAGCTCACGGAAGAGTTGGAGACTCTCTTCCACAAGCTGTGACGCTCGTGCAGCGTCCCCTTGCTTGAGAGCTAAGTCTCCCAGGTTCACGAGGGATTGCGCGATGCCATGTTTGTTGCCACTCTCGCGCTTGATCGCCAGGCTTTCCTCGCCTAGCTCCAGCGCTCGCTTGTAGTTTCCCCGCTCCTGGGCGATGGCTGCCAGGTTATTGAGCGCGGCTGCAATGCCTCTTTTATTATTCAGTTCCCGTTGCAAGCTGAGCGACTCCTCATAGAGCGTGGCCGAGTATGCATAATTCCCCTGCAATTTGGCGACGATGCCCCGAGTATTGAGTGCGGCAGCTCTCCCCCGTTTGTCTCCCAGTTCCTGGAACAACCCCATACTCTCCTCTACCAGGAGCGCGGCTTGCCCATAGTCACCTAGCTCCGTTACCAACATACTCGCGCTGTTGAGTGCCTTTGCCCGTATATCTGTGGATACAGGATTGCCGCCACTGCTGTCGCAGGATAGCAGTTCTTCCAGCCAGGTACGTCCCTCGTTCAGATAGCCGCGCATATACCAGAAGATCCCCAGTGCTCCTGCCAACCGCAATCCCAATGCGATCTTTCTGTTGTCTCGCGCCCATTTGAGTGCAGCTCGCAGGTTCTCAACCTCTCGTTGCAACAGAACCAGCCACTCCTGCTGTTGTCCGCTGCGTAGTTCCTGCTCGGATCTCTCTGCAAGGGTCAGGTAATACGCTGCGTGTGCCTGTTGGGATTCCTCCATCTCCCCACTTTCGGCGAGGGCCTCCAACCCATATTCATGGATCGTTTCCAGCATCATTAAGCGGGATTCGCCATCTGTTTGCTCCTGTTGATACAGCAAATGGTTGTTGAGCAGGGATGTGACTCCATCCAACACTTGTGTTTTCCTCTCACCAAGAGTATGTGCGATTGCTTCAATGGCTTCGAGCGTGCATCCGCCGGCAAAGAGGGAGAGCCAGCGAAAGAGGTATTGTTCATCTGGATCGAGCAGGTCGTAGCTCCACTGGAGAGTGTTGCGTAAGGTCTGCTGGCGTTCGGGCAGGTCGTCTGCTCCTCCTGTCAACACCTGAAGCCGGTGTTCCAATCGCTCCAGCAGCTTCTGTGGGGAGAACAGCCGAATGCGTGCGGCGGCCAACTCAATGGCCAGCGGCAGTCCATCCAGTTGCACGCATACTTCTGCAATGAAAATAGCGTTGATGTCGTTGATCTCGAAGCCATTCTTGATGGCCTGCGCTCGTTGGACGAAGAGCGCTACCGACTCATTTTGTGATAAGACCTCGCTGTTTGGAAGGTGTTTGAGGTCAGGAAGTGCCAGTGGGGGTACGAAGAACTCATATGCGCCACGAACATGCAAGAGCGCGCGACTGGTGACGAGTGCCTTCAGATGCGGGCACGTTTGCAACAATTCAACGAGAGGCGCAGCCGCCTCCGCCACCTGCTCGAAGTTATCGAGGAAGAGCAGCAGGTGTTTGTCTTGCAGGTATGTTTTCAGTTGTTCGAGAGGAGATTGATCTGCTTTTTCCGTCAGTCCAAGTGCCTGAGCAATGGCAGGCATAACGAGATTCGGGTCGCTTAGGGGAGCAAGCGAGACGAAACAGATGCCATTGGCAAAGTTCTCACCCAGTTCATGTGCCATCTGCAAACCCAGGCGCGTTTTACCAACGCCTCCCGTACCCGTAAGTGTAAGCAGGCACACACCTGGGCGTCGTAGGAGCATACAGGCGACGGTAGTCTCCCGGTCCCGCCCAACGAGAGATGTAAGCTGCACAGGGAGGTTGAAGAAATAAACTTTCGCGCCTATCGGTGCTTGATCATGCTGCGTTGATCGCGAGAGGGCAACAGAGGACAGCAGAGGAGGATTATTACCTTTGAGAGCAGCGCCTGCATCCCTCTGTGGGTCGTCGGCGAGGTTGCCCTTGCCGGTTAGTACTGCGGCGGCTGCATGTAGATGCTCGATGGTCAAGGTCTCCGACTTGCCGAGATAGGCTTTGCTCAGCTTCCCCTCGTACTTTCGATAGGCATACCAGTACCAGCCCTGACGCTGTCGCTCCTTTCGAGCAGTAAACGTGCCTAGATGGTTCCTGAACGAAAAGGAATGATTCTGTTCATCCGTCAACCAGGTATACCAGGCAGCCGAGCCCACGAGCACAGGAGATAGCCTGTTCTCTGCTCCATCGAGCAAGAATAAGCTGCCATCGGATACTAACGGAATTTGAGTACGTGCCATCGTGTAGCCTTTGAGTAGGGGACGCACCACGCAAAACGAGTTACCTAACGTATCACAGTGTACCACACGTTGGGTAACTCGTCGAGATTGACCTTGTGGTGTTGTCAGACTGGTTGTGCGTTCCTCTCTATGCCACATTGTGTATGGTAAGCAACAACCGCAAGCGATCTAAGCGTGTGGACGATGCGCTAAATGGAACTTCGTGTGAATGCCGTCGCGCCTGGCATGTTCCGCACGCGCATGACCGAGGCGATTATCGAGTGCGGCGAGGAGATTTATAATGCGACGACGCCCATGTATCGCATTGGCAGACCTGGGGAGGTTGCGCCCGCGGTTTTGTTCCTGGCATCGGAGGGAGCGAGTTACATTACGGGACAGGTGATGGCGATTGATGGAGGGAGAACGGCGTAGTAAAGGAGAAAAAATAGTAAGGGAACGGGGCCATTCGCATTCCCTGTCATTTGTTGTCAGTTGTACTGCGCCTTGTTCTGGCGTTCGTGTGGCTTGCTACTGTTAAGAAGCAGCTCGACAAATTCCTTCATGACTTCGCTGTCAGATGAAGCGCGCATCTGCGCCAGGCGCAGGTAATAGTCTGCCTGCTCTCCCGTCAGAGAGACAGTATATTCAACACCATTCTTGCCGATAATGGTGATTAGCTTTGCCATAAC
This genomic interval from Ktedonobacteraceae bacterium contains the following:
- a CDS encoding zinc ribbon domain-containing protein; translated protein: MRQISTRSCSNCGTSVPENMRFCPNCGTPGAQPPPIYAQPQKNDSGKLLGKIGCGVGVAILLAVLLLGTAGYFGVRYIAGRVSSTANSTTGGHSTGSGSTSGNANPGATPTQAPIKTSPINATTTYAGIDLTIIDVQQSANRLDDPNIVPDANGSIPGVVRLDFKEHNPGTSAVGFGFYSDGWRLLLPGTSSVAPVSIERQNGLAAGVSQTDWIDFPVPIGSDVSQIKLQLGKDTDAQMVIPLTANADTSAYQPKSFTLAKNQTQYSGLTWTISTATVSWSALATQATKGMRYITLSMKVDNSTTGDFNGYGPDFVRIKTGDLISSVLGGSLDDNLHVAGGSTGTTGDFVFLVPQDVTSYTFLLLDRSGQNHNATIDFVLQ
- a CDS encoding SDR family oxidoreductase, producing MELRVNAVAPGMFRTRMTEAIIECGEEIYNATTPMYRIGRPGEVAPAVLFLASEGASYITGQVMAIDGGRTA
- a CDS encoding glucose 1-dehydrogenase, with amino-acid sequence MGTVSFDFKGEVVIVTGGSRGLGLEIAQAFGYAGATVVITARREQWLTEAERTLKDAAISVQAMICDVANPASVTQLVQQALEKCGKIDVLVNNAGLTWGAPAESMPLERWQQVIDANITGTFLMSQAVGRHMLERGKGSIINVASIAGLGGGQLNTVGYNASKAAVINLTRALAVEWSGRGVRVNAIAPGMFRTRMTEAIIERGEAIYNATTPMHRIGRPGEVAPSVLFLASEGASYITGQVIPIDGGRSAQ
- a CDS encoding tetratricopeptide repeat protein; translated protein: MARTQIPLVSDGSLFLLDGAENRLSPVLVGSAAWYTWLTDEQNHSFSFRNHLGTFTARKERQRQGWYWYAYRKYEGKLSKAYLGKSETLTIEHLHAAAAVLTGKGNLADDPQRDAGAALKGNNPPLLSSVALSRSTQHDQAPIGAKVYFFNLPVQLTSLVGRDRETTVACMLLRRPGVCLLTLTGTGGVGKTRLGLQMAHELGENFANGICFVSLAPLSDPNLVMPAIAQALGLTEKADQSPLEQLKTYLQDKHLLLFLDNFEQVAEAAAPLVELLQTCPHLKALVTSRALLHVRGAYEFFVPPLALPDLKHLPNSEVLSQNESVALFVQRAQAIKNGFEINDINAIFIAEVCVQLDGLPLAIELAAARIRLFSPQKLLERLEHRLQVLTGGADDLPERQQTLRNTLQWSYDLLDPDEQYLFRWLSLFAGGCTLEAIEAIAHTLGERKTQVLDGVTSLLNNHLLYQQEQTDGESRLMMLETIHEYGLEALAESGEMEESQQAHAAYYLTLAERSEQELRSGQQQEWLVLLQREVENLRAALKWARDNRKIALGLRLAGALGIFWYMRGYLNEGRTWLEELLSCDSSGGNPVSTDIRAKALNSASMLVTELGDYGQAALLVEESMGLFQELGDKRGRAAALNTRGIVAKLQGNYAYSATLYEESLSLQRELNNKRGIAAALNNLAAIAQERGNYKRALELGEESLAIKRESGNKHGIAQSLVNLGDLALKQGDAARASQLVEESLQLFRELEDTRGIALALNNLGEVERDRGSYAHAAEALETSIALYRELGNKWGIALALCSLGDVILQIGELDRAKAIYKESLALYQVENNTVGVIACLNGLAGVAAAQGEPLLAARVWGMVETQRSAVGVPISLVEHAHYERLVTTARVLLGEKTFASAWAEGCSMTLEQTFALLERITIPTGLISTVPQSPAVIKSSLSPTYPNDLTTREVEVLQLLSAGLTSAQIAAQLVISLLTVNTHVRSIYSKLGVTSRSAATRYAIEHKLV
- a CDS encoding ATP-binding protein — protein: MNKNLPHVEEAGGNVEFSSSQQPFMQTYILQTSNVEHITQAFLALNKQWQIVYLSQQAIQVLGKTREVVIGKSIWEVFPEMVGSPLHHHCLQAIANGNVVQFEVESPRYAKWFHIHIFPSPGEIGIFLTDITEHKRLEAEVRQARHQLETILHNIADGILVQDTTGTIIYANHKAAMLAGYTSAEDILQMPSPAYWEQFEITDEEGHRLPLSQLPAGRVIEKETSSQINARLVLRRTRQVRWVSIKSTAVLAGEQVPPLVISVLEDITQFKELEQHKDEFIMHVSHELRTPLAAVSGYLELLQDHGERLDASSKAQFLNQALENCQVLADLVNTVINVLKIKQDAKPIKSEQLAVASLVREVIEQFDPRKWQEYHCRLDIPEDLFVYADKQYLCQVLRNLISNVFKYAPEQTPLLISATPIAQEAGTTPQVCISVQDAGPGIPPAEQQFLFQKFIRLKRDLSSTVRGTGLGLYICKELLAKMDGRIWVESSGKEGEGSRFSFTLPAGHP
- a CDS encoding DUF4870 domain-containing protein, whose translation is MSWNPNQGQNPNQPGQYGSSAPPLLTDPSTPQSNGYQQPYSTPAPGLRPNVNGPTSMGMEANIAAGLSYIVGWITGLIFFLMEKQNRFVRFHAMQSILFSAALTAFYILLNIVSFALAIASIPFLGLLLSVVGFIVAIGTLIVWIFLVINAFQGKYFKLPVLGNYAERYANPKA
- a CDS encoding redoxin domain-containing protein — its product is MLERIGEAFALHELLTVVGKKLLPGETAPNFSLDYLDLADMTVQSVRLADVVGNIRLFNVVNSLARPVCHRVTHHWERLQADLPASACVYTISVDSPDDQAHWQSTEGILHQALSTHRSEQFGQDYGVWLKEWHLLQRSVFVIGCDNRIVYSEYVADQMCEPDYGAAMEVVYQAVMNQRKEQNRTTDEPL